A single region of the Yersinia entomophaga genome encodes:
- the yajC gene encoding preprotein translocase subunit YajC: MSLFISDAVASAGAPAQGSPYSLVIMLVVFGLIFYFMILRPQQKRSKEHKKLMDSIGKGDEVLTTGGLIGRVTKVAETGYIVIALNDTTEVMIKRDFVAAVLPKGTMKAL; this comes from the coding sequence TTTCTGATGCTGTCGCATCTGCAGGGGCTCCGGCTCAAGGAAGCCCGTACTCCCTGGTAATTATGCTGGTGGTCTTTGGTCTGATCTTCTACTTCATGATCCTGCGCCCACAGCAAAAACGTTCTAAAGAACATAAAAAGCTGATGGACTCTATCGGTAAGGGTGACGAAGTTTTGACCACTGGCGGTTTGATCGGTCGTGTTACTAAAGTTGCGGAAACTGGCTATATCGTTATCGCACTGAATGACACCACTGAAGTAATGATCAAGCGTGACTTCGTGGCTGCCGTTTTGCCGAAAGGTACAATGAAGGCTCTGTAA
- the secD gene encoding protein translocase subunit SecD produces the protein MLNRYPLWKYVMLIVVILVGLLYALPNLYGEDPAVQITGARGIAASETTLDQVRTVLEKDNIASKSIALENGAILARFKDPDVQLRAREALMTALGDKYVIALNLAPATPSWLARLGAEPMKLGLDLRGGVHFLMEVDMDTALGKLQEQTMDTLRSDLREKGIPYAAVRKLDNYGVEVRFRDDKARDEAISYLSSRHRDLVINSNGSNTLKAVMSDDRLREAREYAVQQNITILRNRVNQLGVAEPLVQRQGADRIVVELPGIQDTARAKEILGATATLEFRLVNTNVDGSVAASGRVPGDSEVKNTREGRPVVLYKRVILTGDHITDSTSSTDEYNQAQVNISLDSAGGSTMSNFTKDNIGKPMATLFVEYKDSGKKDANGRAILVKQEEVINVATIQSRLGNSFRITGIDNPNEARQLSLLLRAGALIAPIQIVEERTIGPTLGSQNIAQGLEACLWGLAVSILFMVVYYRKFGVIASTALLANLVLIVGVMSLLPGATLTMPGIAGIVLTLAVAVDANVLINERIKEEFKNGRSIQQAIHEGYKGAFSSIIDANVTTLITAIILYAVGTGSIKGFAITTAIGVITSMFTAIVGTRAIVNLLYGGKRVNKLSI, from the coding sequence GTGTTGAACCGTTATCCTTTGTGGAAGTACGTCATGCTGATCGTCGTGATTCTCGTCGGTCTGTTGTATGCGCTTCCCAACCTTTATGGTGAGGATCCGGCTGTTCAAATCACTGGCGCGCGAGGTATCGCCGCCAGTGAAACAACGCTGGACCAAGTCCGTACTGTCTTGGAAAAAGACAACATAGCGAGCAAGTCTATTGCCCTGGAAAACGGTGCAATTCTGGCTCGCTTTAAAGATCCTGATGTTCAGCTGCGTGCCCGTGAGGCATTAATGACAGCGCTGGGCGACAAATACGTGATTGCGCTGAACCTGGCACCGGCAACACCGAGCTGGCTGGCCAGACTGGGCGCTGAGCCGATGAAGCTGGGCCTTGACCTGCGTGGCGGTGTGCACTTCCTGATGGAGGTGGATATGGACACGGCGTTAGGCAAGCTGCAAGAGCAGACAATGGATACCCTGCGCAGCGATTTGCGTGAAAAAGGTATTCCTTACGCTGCGGTGCGTAAACTCGATAATTACGGCGTTGAAGTGCGTTTTCGCGATGACAAAGCCCGCGATGAAGCCATTAGCTATCTTTCTTCCCGTCACCGTGATTTAGTCATCAACTCTAACGGCAGCAATACATTAAAAGCCGTGATGAGTGACGATCGCCTGCGTGAAGCTCGGGAATATGCTGTTCAGCAAAACATTACGATTCTGCGTAACCGTGTTAACCAATTAGGTGTGGCTGAGCCATTGGTTCAGCGTCAGGGTGCCGATCGTATTGTGGTTGAATTGCCGGGGATTCAGGATACTGCCCGTGCCAAAGAGATTCTTGGTGCCACGGCAACGCTGGAATTCCGTTTGGTTAATACCAACGTTGATGGTTCTGTTGCCGCCTCTGGCCGTGTGCCGGGCGATTCAGAAGTGAAAAATACCCGTGAAGGACGCCCGGTTGTATTGTACAAGCGCGTTATCCTGACCGGCGACCATATCACTGACTCTACTTCCAGTACCGACGAATACAATCAGGCTCAGGTGAATATTTCACTTGATAGCGCCGGTGGCTCTACCATGTCCAATTTCACCAAAGACAACATCGGCAAGCCGATGGCAACTTTGTTTGTGGAATATAAAGACAGCGGTAAGAAAGATGCCAACGGTCGCGCCATTCTGGTTAAACAAGAAGAAGTTATCAACGTCGCGACCATTCAGTCTCGCCTTGGTAACAGCTTCCGTATTACCGGTATTGATAACCCGAACGAAGCTCGCCAACTGTCTCTGTTGCTGCGTGCCGGTGCCTTGATTGCGCCAATCCAGATTGTGGAAGAGCGAACTATCGGCCCAACTTTGGGTTCACAAAATATTGCCCAGGGTCTGGAAGCCTGCCTGTGGGGTCTGGCGGTATCTATCCTGTTCATGGTGGTTTACTACCGTAAATTTGGTGTGATTGCTAGTACCGCGCTGCTCGCCAACCTGGTGTTAATCGTCGGCGTGATGTCTCTGCTACCGGGGGCGACATTAACCATGCCGGGTATTGCTGGTATCGTGTTAACCCTTGCGGTTGCGGTTGATGCTAACGTACTGATTAACGAGCGTATTAAAGAAGAGTTTAAAAACGGGCGGTCGATTCAGCAGGCGATACACGAAGGGTACAAAGGTGCTTTCTCCAGTATCATCGATGCGAACGTCACGACGTTGATCACAGCGATTATTCTGTATGCTGTGGGTACCGGTTCGATTAAAGGCTTTGCTATTACGACAGCAATCGGCGTTATTACGTCAATGTTCACCGCAATAGTGGGTACTCGTGCCATCGTCAACCTGCTTTACGGCGGCAAGCGCGTTAACAAGCTGTCTATTTAA